In a genomic window of Bradyrhizobium ontarionense:
- a CDS encoding amidase, with protein MHKPASDDVTSLHDLSAVDLIVGYRARQFSPSEVMDEVLAQVALWEPHIKALYLLDVDGARAAAKASTERWAKDEPVGSLDGVPATVKDNIATKGQPMPLGAASVTRAPLAADAPPVARLREAGAIIFAKTTMPDYGMLSSGLSSFHPLTRNPWDLRMNPGGSSAGAGAAAAAGYGPLHVGTDIGGSIRLPASWCGLVGLKPSFGRVPIDPPYVGRVAGPMTRIVDDAALMMSVLSKPDRRDGTSLPPSDLHWKVAEKPARKLRIGLMLDLGGVGQPLEEPVRATTLAAARAFESAGAVISEVKGVLTREMLDGLDNFWRARLWDDLARLAPEVRAKTLPYILQWAERGAALSGVEVIRGFNVTMTLRAAAAKLFGEYDYIISPTSPGVKFPAEYASPVNDPQAPFEHITYTVPWNMSENPAISVNAGYDDDGFPIGLQIIGRRFDDLGVLGLAKTFEGLRGEQRPWPVAPAA; from the coding sequence ATGCACAAGCCCGCCTCGGACGACGTCACCTCGTTACACGATCTCTCCGCCGTCGACCTGATCGTCGGCTATCGTGCGCGCCAGTTCTCGCCCTCCGAAGTGATGGACGAGGTGCTGGCGCAGGTCGCGCTCTGGGAACCGCACATCAAGGCGCTCTATCTGCTCGACGTCGACGGCGCGCGGGCTGCGGCGAAAGCGTCGACCGAGCGCTGGGCCAAGGACGAGCCGGTCGGCTCACTCGACGGCGTGCCGGCGACGGTGAAGGACAATATCGCCACCAAGGGACAGCCGATGCCGCTCGGCGCCGCCAGCGTCACGCGCGCGCCGCTGGCAGCCGACGCACCGCCGGTGGCACGCCTGCGCGAAGCCGGCGCGATCATCTTCGCCAAGACCACGATGCCCGACTACGGGATGCTGTCGTCGGGCCTGTCGAGCTTCCATCCGCTGACGCGCAATCCCTGGGATCTCCGGATGAATCCCGGCGGCTCCAGCGCCGGCGCGGGCGCTGCGGCCGCCGCCGGCTATGGCCCGCTCCATGTCGGCACCGATATCGGCGGCTCGATCCGGCTGCCAGCGTCCTGGTGCGGCCTGGTCGGGCTCAAGCCGAGCTTCGGCCGCGTGCCGATCGATCCGCCCTATGTCGGCCGCGTCGCCGGTCCCATGACGCGCATCGTCGACGACGCCGCGCTGATGATGAGCGTGCTGTCCAAGCCCGACCGCCGCGACGGCACCAGCCTGCCGCCGTCAGACCTGCACTGGAAGGTCGCGGAGAAGCCCGCGCGCAAGCTGCGCATCGGCCTGATGCTCGACCTCGGCGGCGTCGGCCAGCCGCTGGAGGAGCCGGTACGTGCGACGACGCTGGCAGCCGCAAGAGCCTTCGAATCCGCGGGCGCCGTGATCAGCGAGGTGAAGGGCGTCCTCACGCGCGAGATGCTCGACGGCCTCGACAATTTCTGGCGCGCGCGGCTGTGGGACGATCTGGCGCGGCTCGCGCCCGAGGTGCGGGCCAAGACCCTGCCCTACATCCTGCAATGGGCCGAGCGCGGTGCTGCGCTGTCGGGCGTCGAGGTGATCAGGGGCTTCAACGTCACGATGACCTTGCGCGCGGCTGCGGCAAAACTGTTCGGCGAATACGACTACATCATCTCGCCGACCTCGCCCGGCGTGAAATTTCCGGCCGAGTACGCCTCACCCGTGAACGATCCGCAGGCGCCGTTCGAGCACATCACCTACACCGTGCCGTGGAACATGTCGGAGAACCCGGCGATCTCGGTCAATGCCGGCTATGACGACGACGGCTTCCCGATCGGTCTGCAGATCATAGGCCGCCGCTTCGACGATCTCGGCGTGCTGGGGTTGGCGAAAACGTTCGAAGGATTGCGCGGCGAACAGCGACCGTGGCCGGTGGCGCCGGCTGCATAA
- a CDS encoding ABC transporter ATP-binding protein — protein MTDTILDIDNLVVALGKTKNPNGPRIIDGVSIKVEKGETLCVVGESGSGKSVTSLTTMGLLPKNALHAVGGSVKLVGEELLTASDRRLRELRATRMAMIFQEPMTALNPVVHVGRQIDEVLRAHTSLDARARRKRILDMMEQVRLPDVERIFASYPHRLSGGQRQRIMIAMALVLEPKLLIADEPTTALDVTTQKQILTLIRDLQRDHGTAVLFITHDMGVVAEIADRVAVMRQGRLVETGPLDKILRAPEMDYTRNLLASVPSLIPRAPRAETKDPVVLETTELGKVYRERSFLGKAREVVAAENVTLTLRKGRTLGIVGESGSGKSTVARCIVRLIDPTSGGVRLGGHEISILTRRLLQPHRKRIQIVFQDPYRSLNPRITVGESIAEGPVNYGAPRDKAMARARELLELVGLPADAISRYPHQFSGGQRQRIAIARALALDPDVLVADEAVSALDVSVQAQVLELLDEIQRRLGIAILFITHDLRVAAQICDEVVVMQKGRIVEQGPAGEILTHPKEAYTKSLLEAAPGRNWDFANFRPVSEAVA, from the coding sequence ATGACCGACACCATTCTCGACATCGACAACCTCGTCGTCGCCCTCGGCAAGACGAAGAACCCGAACGGGCCGCGCATCATCGACGGCGTCTCGATCAAGGTCGAAAAGGGCGAAACGCTCTGCGTCGTCGGCGAGAGCGGCTCCGGAAAATCGGTGACCTCGCTGACCACGATGGGCCTGTTGCCGAAGAACGCGCTGCATGCCGTCGGCGGCAGCGTCAAGCTGGTCGGCGAAGAGCTGCTCACCGCCAGTGATCGCCGGCTCCGCGAGCTGCGCGCCACCCGGATGGCGATGATCTTCCAGGAGCCGATGACCGCTCTCAATCCGGTCGTCCATGTCGGCCGCCAGATCGACGAGGTCTTACGCGCGCACACCTCGCTCGATGCGCGGGCGCGGCGCAAGCGCATCCTCGACATGATGGAGCAGGTCCGCCTCCCCGACGTCGAGCGCATCTTCGCCTCCTATCCGCACCGCCTCTCCGGCGGCCAGCGTCAGCGCATCATGATCGCGATGGCGCTGGTGCTCGAGCCGAAGCTGCTGATCGCCGACGAGCCGACCACCGCGCTCGACGTCACCACGCAGAAGCAGATCCTCACTTTGATCCGCGACCTGCAGCGCGATCATGGCACCGCGGTGCTGTTCATCACCCACGACATGGGCGTCGTCGCCGAGATCGCCGACCGCGTCGCGGTGATGCGCCAGGGCCGCCTGGTCGAGACCGGGCCGCTCGACAAGATCCTGCGCGCGCCTGAGATGGACTACACGCGCAACCTGCTCGCGTCGGTTCCGAGCCTCATCCCGCGCGCACCGCGGGCCGAGACCAAGGACCCGGTGGTGCTGGAGACCACCGAGCTCGGCAAGGTCTATCGCGAGCGCTCGTTCCTCGGCAAAGCACGCGAGGTCGTCGCCGCTGAGAACGTGACGCTCACGCTGCGCAAGGGCCGCACGCTCGGCATCGTCGGCGAGAGCGGCTCCGGCAAGTCCACCGTGGCGCGCTGCATTGTCCGCCTGATCGACCCGACCTCCGGCGGCGTCCGCCTCGGCGGCCACGAGATCTCGATCCTGACCCGCCGCCTGCTGCAGCCGCACCGCAAGCGCATCCAGATCGTGTTCCAGGATCCCTACCGTTCGCTCAACCCGCGCATCACCGTCGGCGAGAGCATCGCCGAGGGGCCGGTCAACTACGGCGCGCCGCGCGACAAGGCGATGGCGCGGGCGCGCGAGCTGCTCGAGCTGGTCGGCCTGCCTGCGGACGCGATCTCGCGCTACCCGCACCAGTTCTCCGGCGGCCAGCGCCAGCGCATCGCGATTGCGCGCGCGCTCGCGCTCGATCCGGACGTGCTGGTGGCCGACGAAGCGGTGTCCGCGCTCGATGTGTCGGTGCAGGCGCAGGTGCTGGAGCTGCTCGACGAGATCCAGCGCCGGCTCGGCATCGCGATCCTGTTCATCACGCATGATCTGCGCGTCGCTGCTCAGATCTGCGACGAGGTGGTCGTGATGCAGAAGGGCCGCATCGTCGAACAGGGACCGGCGGGCGAAATCCTGACCCATCCGAAGGAAGCCTACACGAAATCGCTGCTCGAAGCCGCTCCGGGCCGGAACTGGGATTTTGCCAATTTCCGGCCGGTGTCGGAGGCGGTGGCGTAA
- a CDS encoding ABC transporter substrate-binding protein, translated as MFHTTRWKRLTLATSLAVSMLSLSVALSSHAIAAGKKTITAVMHSDLRVIDPGFTTAYITRDHGYMVYDTLLAVDSNFKIQPQMADWKVSDDKLTYTFTLRDGLKWHDGTDVTAEDCVASLKRWGRNDGMGQKLMDFTASLEAADAKTIVLKLKEPYGLVLESIGKPSSLVPFMMPKRLAETPQGQQIPEQIGSGPFKFVKAEFQPGVKAVYEKNTDYVPRKEPASWVSGGKVVKVDRVEWITMPDAQTAVNALQSGDIDFMENLPYDMMPVLEANSDLKIDVLNKFGYQTLGRMNFLYPPFDNVKVRRAAFLALNQKDVLDALVGNPKYQKVCGAVFVCGTPLETDVGAETLIKGNGMAEAKKALAESGYDGTPIAIMAPGDVTTLKAQPVVAAQLLREAGFKVDLQATDWQTVVTRRASQKPIKEGGWNMFFTNWVGADVANPVANVSIGGRGTKGGWFGWAEDADIEKLRDAYARSSSPEEQKKIATEIQKQNYEKVLYVPLGQYLLPSGWRKSLTGVLDGPATPLFWNIDKSE; from the coding sequence ATGTTCCACACCACGCGTTGGAAGCGCCTCACGCTCGCCACGAGTCTGGCCGTTTCCATGCTTTCGCTCTCCGTAGCGCTGAGTTCGCATGCCATTGCTGCCGGCAAGAAGACGATCACGGCGGTGATGCATTCGGATCTGCGCGTGATCGACCCGGGCTTCACGACGGCCTACATCACCCGCGACCACGGCTACATGGTCTATGACACGCTGCTGGCCGTCGATTCGAACTTCAAGATCCAGCCGCAGATGGCGGACTGGAAGGTCTCCGACGACAAGCTGACCTACACCTTCACCTTGCGCGACGGCTTGAAGTGGCATGACGGCACTGATGTCACGGCGGAGGATTGCGTCGCCTCGCTGAAGCGCTGGGGCCGCAACGACGGCATGGGCCAGAAGCTGATGGACTTCACGGCGAGCCTGGAAGCGGCCGATGCCAAGACCATCGTGCTCAAGTTGAAGGAGCCCTACGGGCTCGTCCTGGAGTCGATCGGCAAGCCGTCCTCGCTGGTGCCGTTCATGATGCCGAAGCGTCTCGCCGAGACTCCGCAGGGTCAGCAGATTCCGGAGCAGATCGGCTCAGGCCCGTTCAAATTCGTCAAGGCGGAATTCCAGCCGGGCGTGAAGGCGGTCTACGAGAAGAATACCGACTACGTGCCGCGCAAGGAGCCGGCGAGCTGGGTCTCGGGCGGCAAGGTGGTGAAGGTCGACCGCGTCGAGTGGATCACGATGCCGGACGCGCAGACAGCGGTGAACGCGCTGCAGTCGGGCGACATCGACTTCATGGAGAATCTTCCCTACGACATGATGCCCGTGCTGGAGGCGAACTCCGATCTCAAGATCGACGTGCTGAACAAGTTCGGCTACCAGACGCTCGGCCGCATGAACTTCCTGTATCCGCCGTTCGATAATGTGAAGGTGCGGCGCGCGGCGTTCCTGGCACTGAACCAGAAGGACGTGCTCGACGCTCTCGTCGGCAATCCTAAGTATCAGAAGGTCTGTGGCGCGGTGTTCGTATGCGGCACGCCGCTGGAGACCGATGTCGGCGCCGAGACCCTGATCAAGGGCAACGGCATGGCGGAGGCCAAGAAGGCGCTCGCCGAATCCGGCTATGACGGCACGCCGATCGCGATCATGGCGCCGGGCGACGTCACCACCTTGAAGGCGCAGCCCGTCGTCGCGGCGCAGCTGCTCCGCGAGGCCGGCTTCAAGGTCGACCTGCAGGCGACCGACTGGCAGACCGTGGTGACGCGGCGCGCCAGCCAGAAGCCGATCAAGGAAGGCGGCTGGAACATGTTCTTCACCAACTGGGTCGGCGCCGACGTCGCCAACCCCGTGGCGAACGTGTCGATCGGTGGCCGCGGCACCAAGGGCGGCTGGTTCGGCTGGGCCGAGGACGCCGACATCGAGAAGCTGCGCGACGCCTATGCGCGCTCGTCCTCGCCCGAGGAGCAGAAGAAGATCGCAACCGAGATCCAGAAGCAGAACTACGAGAAGGTGCTCTACGTCCCGCTCGGTCAGTACCTGTTGCCGAGCGGCTGGCGCAAGTCGCTGACCGGCGTCCTCGACGGGCCGGCGACGCCGCTGTTCTGGAACATCGACAAGAGCGAGTAG
- a CDS encoding M20 aminoacylase family protein has product MPTIDRIQGYADELTAIRRDLHAHPEIGFEETRTSGIVAEKLAQWGIEVHRGLGGTGVIGVLKGKGDGGRKIGLRADMDALPMEENTNLPWRSTIPGRFHGCGHDGHTTMLLGTARYLAETRNFDGTVHFIFQPAEEGLGGARAMIKDGLFQKFPCDELYGLHNAPDLNHGEVAILPGPAMAGADFFDIRISGYGAHGAMPERSKDAVVIATSVAQAIQTIVSRNVEPLQAAVVSITQIHAGSAYNVIPGDAWLCGTVRAFSDSVRALIRERMRAICAGMAAAFNCEIDVDIRDTFSVLVNKEEQSKVVEEVARTVVEPSKVLTRSTPKMGSEDFADMLQTIPGAYFWVGHDGSVPVHNPGYVLDDKILPIGASMFARIIETRLPAG; this is encoded by the coding sequence ATGCCCACGATCGACCGTATCCAAGGCTACGCCGACGAGCTCACCGCCATCCGCCGCGACCTGCACGCCCATCCGGAGATCGGCTTCGAGGAGACGCGCACCTCCGGCATCGTCGCGGAGAAGCTCGCGCAATGGGGCATCGAGGTGCATCGCGGCCTCGGCGGCACCGGCGTGATCGGCGTGCTCAAGGGCAAGGGCGACGGCGGCAGGAAAATTGGCCTGCGTGCCGACATGGATGCGCTGCCGATGGAAGAGAACACCAACCTGCCCTGGCGCTCGACCATTCCCGGCCGCTTCCACGGCTGCGGCCATGATGGCCACACCACGATGCTGCTCGGCACCGCGCGCTATCTGGCCGAAACCCGCAACTTCGACGGCACAGTGCACTTCATCTTCCAGCCCGCCGAGGAAGGCCTCGGCGGCGCCCGGGCGATGATCAAGGACGGCCTGTTCCAGAAATTTCCCTGCGACGAGCTGTATGGCCTGCACAATGCGCCCGACCTGAACCATGGCGAGGTCGCCATCCTGCCCGGCCCCGCAATGGCCGGCGCCGACTTCTTCGACATCCGCATCTCCGGCTATGGCGCACATGGCGCGATGCCAGAGCGTTCGAAGGACGCGGTGGTGATCGCAACCAGCGTGGCGCAGGCCATTCAGACCATCGTCAGCCGCAACGTCGAGCCATTGCAGGCCGCCGTGGTCTCGATCACCCAAATCCATGCCGGCTCGGCCTACAACGTCATTCCCGGTGATGCCTGGCTGTGCGGCACCGTGCGCGCCTTCTCGGACTCCGTGCGCGCTCTGATCCGCGAGCGCATGCGCGCGATCTGCGCCGGCATGGCGGCGGCCTTCAACTGCGAGATCGACGTCGACATCCGCGACACGTTCAGCGTGCTCGTGAACAAGGAGGAGCAGTCCAAGGTGGTCGAGGAAGTCGCCCGCACCGTGGTCGAGCCGTCCAAGGTGCTCACGCGCTCGACGCCGAAGATGGGCAGCGAGGATTTCGCCGACATGCTGCAGACGATTCCTGGCGCCTATTTCTGGGTCGGCCATGACGGCTCGGTACCGGTGCACAATCCCGGCTACGTGCTCGACGACAAGATCCTGCCGATCGGCGCCAGCATGTTCGCCCGCATCATCGAGACCCGTCTGCCGGCTGGCTGA
- a CDS encoding ABC transporter permease: protein MIGYLLRRILASIPVMGVVALFVFLLLRLTPGDPAAILAGDNATPEQLERIRMSLGLNEPLYVQFFTWVNQLLHGDLGVSLISKVPVLQMIGQRVEPSISVAISTIILSILVAVPLGVIAAWKHGTWIDRFVMGLSVLGFSVPVFVIGYILIQLFAINLRWVPVQGFKSLTVGFGPFFERIILPTCALSFIYVALIARMTRAAMLDVLGEDFVRTARAKGVSEVAVLLRHALRNAAVPVITVIGSGFALLISGVVVTESVFNLPGIGRLTVDAVLARDYPVIQGMILLTSFIYLAVNLLIDLAYTLLDPRIRY from the coding sequence ATGATCGGTTATCTGCTTCGCCGCATCCTCGCGTCCATCCCCGTGATGGGCGTGGTGGCGCTGTTCGTCTTTCTCCTGCTGCGGCTGACGCCGGGCGACCCGGCGGCGATCCTCGCGGGCGACAACGCGACGCCTGAGCAGCTCGAGCGCATCCGCATGTCGCTCGGATTGAACGAGCCGCTCTACGTCCAGTTCTTCACCTGGGTCAATCAGCTGCTGCATGGCGACCTCGGCGTGTCGCTGATCTCCAAGGTGCCGGTGCTGCAGATGATCGGGCAGCGCGTCGAACCGTCCATTTCGGTCGCGATCTCGACCATCATCCTGTCGATCCTCGTCGCGGTGCCGCTCGGCGTGATCGCAGCCTGGAAGCACGGGACCTGGATCGATCGTTTCGTGATGGGCCTTTCGGTGCTCGGCTTCTCTGTCCCCGTGTTCGTGATCGGCTACATCCTGATCCAGCTGTTCGCGATCAATCTGCGCTGGGTTCCTGTTCAAGGCTTCAAGAGCCTGACCGTCGGGTTCGGACCGTTCTTCGAGCGCATCATCCTGCCGACCTGCGCGCTCTCCTTCATCTACGTCGCGCTGATCGCACGCATGACCCGCGCCGCGATGCTCGACGTGCTCGGCGAGGACTTCGTGCGCACCGCGCGCGCCAAGGGCGTCAGCGAGGTCGCGGTGCTGCTGCGGCATGCGCTGCGCAATGCCGCCGTACCGGTCATCACCGTGATCGGCTCCGGCTTCGCGCTGCTGATCTCCGGCGTCGTCGTCACCGAGAGCGTGTTCAACCTGCCCGGCATCGGACGACTCACGGTCGATGCCGTGCTGGCGCGCGACTATCCGGTGATTCAGGGCATGATCCTTTTGACCTCGTTCATCTATCTCGCGGTCAATCTCCTGATCGACCTCGCCTACACCCTCCTCGATCCACGTATCCGTTACTGA
- a CDS encoding M20/M25/M40 family metallo-hydrolase: MNPANLPFDTEAMLQGLRGWVECESPTWDAGAVERMLDLAARDMAIMGATIERIAGRQGFAGCVRARFPHPRQGEPGILIAGHMDTVHPVGTLSKLPWRREGNKCYGPGICDMKGGNYLTLEAIRQLMKASFMTPLPITVLFTPDEEVGTPSTRDIIEAEAQRNKYVLVPEPGRPDNGVVTGRYAIARFNLEAIGRPSHAGARLAAGRSAIREMARQILAIDAMTGEDCTFSVGIVHGGQWVNCVATTCTGEALSMAKRQADLDRGVERMLALSGTADDVTFKVTRGVTRPVWEPDSGTIALYEQARGIAEQLGTTLPHGSAGGGSDGNFTGALGIPTLDGLGVRGADMHTLNEYIEIDSLAERGRLMGGLLATLA; encoded by the coding sequence ATGAATCCAGCCAATCTTCCCTTTGATACCGAAGCCATGCTGCAGGGCTTGCGCGGCTGGGTCGAATGCGAAAGTCCGACCTGGGACGCTGGCGCCGTGGAACGCATGCTCGACCTCGCCGCGCGGGACATGGCGATCATGGGTGCGACGATCGAGCGCATCGCCGGGCGCCAGGGCTTCGCAGGCTGCGTGCGCGCCCGTTTCCCTCACCCGAGGCAGGGCGAACCGGGCATCCTGATCGCGGGCCACATGGATACCGTCCACCCCGTCGGCACGCTGTCGAAGCTTCCCTGGCGCCGCGAAGGTAATAAATGTTATGGGCCGGGCATCTGCGACATGAAGGGCGGCAACTATCTGACGCTGGAGGCGATCCGCCAGCTGATGAAGGCCTCGTTCATGACGCCGCTGCCGATCACCGTGCTGTTCACGCCGGACGAGGAAGTCGGCACGCCCTCGACCCGAGACATCATCGAAGCGGAAGCCCAGCGCAACAAATACGTACTGGTGCCCGAGCCGGGCCGGCCCGACAATGGCGTGGTGACCGGCCGCTATGCCATCGCCCGGTTCAATCTCGAGGCGATCGGACGGCCGAGCCACGCGGGCGCGCGGCTCGCCGCGGGCCGTTCCGCAATCCGGGAAATGGCACGGCAGATTCTCGCCATCGACGCCATGACGGGCGAGGATTGCACCTTCTCGGTCGGCATCGTGCATGGCGGGCAGTGGGTGAATTGCGTCGCCACGACCTGCACGGGCGAAGCACTCAGCATGGCCAAGCGGCAGGCGGATCTCGACCGTGGCGTGGAGCGCATGCTGGCACTGTCCGGCACTGCCGACGACGTGACCTTCAAGGTGACGCGCGGCGTGACGCGGCCGGTCTGGGAGCCGGATTCCGGAACCATCGCGCTGTACGAGCAGGCGCGCGGCATCGCCGAACAACTCGGCACGACGCTGCCGCACGGCTCGGCAGGCGGCGGCTCCGACGGCAACTTCACTGGCGCCTTGGGCATTCCCACGCTCGATGGCCTCGGCGTCCGCGGCGCCGATATGCACACGCTCAACGAGTACATCGAGATCGACAGCCTTGCAGAGCGCGGCAGACTTATGGGCGGCCTGCTCGCGACGCTCGCCTAG
- a CDS encoding M81 family metallopeptidase — protein sequence MTRVAIGGFLHETNTFAPTKADYDAFMHGGGRASIADAASVLTTMRDINAGQAGFIAVAEAHGWDIVPTIACAASPSAHVTKDAFERITGAMVDRIAAAGPLDAVYLDLHGAMVAEHLDDGEGEILARVRKVIGPDVPLVASLDLHANVTPEMIAQADALIAYRKYPHTDMADTGRASAAHLALLLRSKQPLAKAFRQLPFLIPISWQCTNDQPTKGIYEQLAALQTDAVPTLSFAPGFPAADFAHCGPSVFAYGRTQADADAAADAIAAIVMGHEDDFDGAIYTPDDGVRHAMMLAKSATRPIVIADTQDNPGAGGDSDTTGMLRALVRNRASRAAIGMIYDPQSALAAHAAGEGATVTLSLGGKSGIPGDAPFEESFVVEKLSDGRFIAPGPFYGGRKMEMGPSAALRIGDVRVVVCSHKAQLADQEMYRFVGIEPTEQAVLVNKSSVHFRADFEPIAEQLLICAAPGAMPADPSTLPWTSLRPGIRLKPNGPAFSA from the coding sequence ATGACGCGCGTCGCGATTGGCGGCTTCCTGCACGAGACCAACACCTTCGCACCGACCAAGGCGGACTACGACGCCTTCATGCATGGCGGCGGCCGCGCCTCGATCGCCGATGCTGCGAGCGTGCTGACCACGATGCGTGACATCAACGCCGGCCAAGCCGGCTTCATCGCGGTCGCCGAGGCTCACGGCTGGGACATCGTTCCCACCATCGCCTGCGCGGCGAGCCCGTCCGCCCATGTCACCAAAGACGCGTTCGAACGAATCACCGGCGCGATGGTCGACCGTATCGCGGCCGCCGGTCCGCTCGACGCGGTCTATCTCGACCTGCACGGCGCGATGGTGGCGGAGCATCTCGACGACGGCGAGGGCGAGATCCTGGCTCGCGTGCGCAAGGTGATCGGCCCCGACGTGCCGCTGGTCGCCAGCCTCGACCTGCATGCCAACGTCACGCCCGAGATGATCGCGCAGGCCGACGCGCTGATCGCCTATCGCAAATATCCGCACACCGACATGGCCGACACCGGCCGCGCATCGGCCGCGCATCTGGCGCTGCTGCTGCGCTCGAAGCAACCGCTTGCCAAGGCGTTCCGGCAGCTGCCGTTCCTGATCCCGATCAGCTGGCAATGCACCAACGACCAGCCAACGAAGGGCATCTACGAACAGCTCGCCGCGCTGCAGACCGACGCCGTGCCGACGCTGTCTTTCGCGCCGGGCTTTCCGGCGGCCGACTTCGCCCATTGCGGACCGAGCGTGTTCGCCTATGGCCGCACGCAGGCTGATGCGGATGCCGCAGCGGATGCAATCGCCGCAATCGTCATGGGCCATGAGGATGATTTCGACGGCGCCATCTACACGCCCGACGATGGCGTGCGCCATGCGATGATGCTGGCGAAGTCCGCGACCCGCCCCATCGTGATCGCCGACACCCAGGACAATCCCGGCGCCGGCGGCGACTCCGACACCACCGGCATGCTGCGCGCGCTGGTGCGCAACCGCGCCAGCCGCGCCGCGATCGGCATGATCTACGATCCGCAATCGGCGCTGGCGGCGCATGCGGCCGGCGAAGGCGCGACGGTCACCCTGTCGCTCGGCGGCAAGAGCGGCATTCCCGGCGATGCGCCGTTCGAGGAAAGCTTCGTCGTCGAGAAGCTGTCGGACGGCCGCTTCATCGCGCCGGGCCCATTCTATGGTGGCCGCAAGATGGAGATGGGCCCCTCGGCCGCCTTGCGGATCGGCGATGTCCGGGTCGTCGTCTGCTCGCACAAGGCCCAGCTCGCCGACCAGGAAATGTATCGCTTCGTCGGCATCGAGCCGACCGAACAGGCGGTCCTCGTCAACAAGAGCTCGGTGCATTTCCGCGCCGATTTCGAGCCCATCGCCGAACAGCTCCTGATCTGCGCCGCGCCCGGCGCAATGCCCGCCGATCCCTCCACCCTGCCCTGGACGAGCTTGCGTCCGGGCATCCGGCTCAAGCCGAACGGCCCGGCCTTCTCAGCTTAA
- a CDS encoding ABC transporter permease, translating to MAIVTTPEPSIPVTTRLGPRFGFLTSTPIIAVATVCLALIVIVSILAPLLAPHDPVLLAPSQRLKPSSAQFLLGTDAYGRDLLSRTIYGGRISLLVGVGAAIISIAIGLVIGLVSGFFRWVDAIMMRVMDGLMAIPSILLAIAVVSLSGASVGTVMIAITIVEIPRVARLVRSVVLTAREEPYVEAAISLGTSMPKIMWRHLMPNTIAPLIVQGTYICAAAILTEAILSFLGAGISPETPTWGNIMAEGRSYFQIKPSLIFWPGLLLSIAILSINLIGDAARDALDPRMKQREGVK from the coding sequence ATGGCGATCGTTACCACCCCTGAGCCGTCGATTCCGGTCACCACGCGACTGGGTCCGAGGTTCGGCTTTCTGACCTCGACCCCGATCATTGCCGTGGCCACCGTCTGCCTGGCGCTGATCGTGATCGTCTCGATCCTCGCACCGCTGCTGGCGCCGCATGATCCGGTGCTGCTCGCGCCGTCGCAGCGGCTCAAGCCGTCGAGCGCGCAGTTCCTGCTCGGCACCGACGCCTATGGCCGCGACCTGTTGTCGCGCACCATCTATGGCGGCCGCATCTCGCTCCTGGTCGGCGTCGGCGCAGCGATCATCTCGATCGCCATCGGGCTCGTCATCGGCCTCGTCTCCGGCTTCTTCCGCTGGGTCGACGCCATCATGATGCGCGTCATGGACGGCCTGATGGCGATCCCGAGCATCCTGCTCGCGATCGCCGTGGTCTCGCTGTCGGGCGCCAGCGTCGGCACCGTGATGATCGCGATCACGATCGTCGAAATCCCACGCGTCGCGCGCCTGGTTCGCTCGGTCGTGCTGACCGCGCGCGAGGAGCCCTATGTCGAGGCCGCCATTTCCCTGGGCACCTCGATGCCCAAGATCATGTGGCGGCATCTGATGCCGAATACGATCGCGCCGCTCATCGTCCAGGGCACCTATATCTGCGCCGCCGCGATTCTCACCGAGGCGATCCTGTCGTTCCTCGGCGCCGGCATCAGCCCGGAGACGCCGACCTGGGGCAACATCATGGCCGAGGGCCGCTCCTACTTCCAGATCAAGCCGTCGCTGATCTTCTGGCCCGGCCTCTTGCTGTCGATCGCCATCCTCTCGATCAACCTGATCGGCGACGCCGCGCGCGACGCGCTCGATCCACGCATGAAGCAGCGGGAGGGCGTCAAGTGA